In the Cryptococcus neoformans var. neoformans JEC21 chromosome 1, complete sequence genome, one interval contains:
- a CDS encoding calcium transporting ATPase, putative: MPAQQQDPFDDLLGSDSPPAPPRNDIFHEGRHIDFFHQGSSTARAPAAISQRGSSPDSVNQATYALDPFFDDDDEYGPAVSNSYSGYLAPHPSSALHSSQPLGRSDPSLLESSMPLANAGAMPAGFSGPMDDNDVKGYQASSSTAYAAEDPFRDDEGPSAYAFTAPGASSGWTQPRRSRWQMFRDDYLTDVDWSFGVNQLLRRRSKFDGVPREIALNEPEENRLKGFERNSVTTGKYGPITFLPKFLLSEFSRSANLFFLFTACIQQVPNVSPTGHWTTIVPLGVVIIASAFKEIKEDFKRHASDRSLNNNLAQVLVDQQFQLRPWRRLRVGDIVRLEANSFIPADIVLISSSEPEGLCYVETANLDGETNLKIKQAHPSTASLTNPHSVSLLRGHILSEPPNSSLYTYDGTFHLSSAHPGSAPTKIPVGPNQMLLRGAQLRNTGWVYGVIVNAGHETKLMRNATEAPVKRTAVERQVNRQILYLFLLLIVLSLVSTIGSSIRTWLFDKNAWYLRLGDESKNKARQFIEDILTFIILYNNLIPISLIMTMEVVKFQQASLINSDLDMYYAPTDTPALCRTSSLVEELGQIAYIFSDKTGTLTRNEMEFRECTIFGTMYAQTVDDNKRDQGQKTFDSLRHRAQEDSQEGHVIREFLSLLSICHTVIPEEHDGKMVYQASSPDEAALVAGAEMLGYRFQTRKPKSVFIDVNGETQEWEILNVCEFNSSRKRMSTVVRGPDGTIKLYTKGADTVIFERLAPKQEFSEPTLVHLEDYATEGLRTLCLAYRDISEEEYSSWSALYNNAASQMSGRAEALDKAAEVIEQNLQLLGATAVEDKLQDGVPDAIHTLQQAGIKIWVLTGDRQETAINIGLSCRLISESMNLVIVNTETAVETSELLNKRLFAIKNQRLGGDTEELALIIDGKSLTYALEKDCSDVFLELAIMCKAVICCRVSPLQKALVVKLVKRSTDAPLLAIGDGANDVSMIQAAHVGVGISGVEGLQAARSADIAISQFRFLRKLLLVHGSWSYQRLTKLILYSFYKNITFALTLFWYSWFNDYSGQIAFEGWSMSYYNVVFTILPPLVIGIFDQFVSARMLDRYPQLYHLGQQNYFFTPIRFFYWVGNAFYHSVLLFAFSVLVFYNDLLATDGKNSGLWVWGTTLYLAVLLTVLGKAALISDVWTKYTLAAIPGSFIFTMIALPLYAIIAPLLNFSLEYTGIVPRLWADPVFYFVLLLFPIICLLRDYVWKYYRRTYHPASYHIVQEIQKFSLSDYRPRQEQFQKAIKKVRATQRMRRQRGFAFSQTETNNQDQARLIRAYDTSVARPSGY; encoded by the exons ATGCCCGCGCAACAGCAGGACCCCTTCGACGACCTCCTCGGCTCAGATTCCCCTCCAGCCCCACCAAGGAACGACATATTCCACGAGGGCCGGCATATCGACTTTTTTCACCAAGGCAGTAGCACCGCTCGTGCACCTGCCGCAATTTCCCAAAGAGGTTCATCTCCGGATTCAGTAAACCAAGCAACATATGCTTTGGATCCGTTCTTTGATGA TGATGATGAGTATGGACCCGCTGTATCCAACAGCTATTCTGGATATCTCGCTCCTCATCCGTCCTCTGCCCTTCACAGCTCCCAACCTCTCGGTCGTTCCGATCCCTCCCTTTTAGAATCAAGTATGCCCCTTGCAAACGCGGGCGCCATGCCCGCAGGCTTCTCAGGCCCAATGGACGATAATGACGTCAAAGGCTATCAagcttcctcttcgacaGCTTATGCCGCCGAGGACCCCTTTAGAGACGATGAAGGTCCATCTGCCTATGCGTTCACCGCTCCAGGTGCGTCAAGCGGATGGACACAGCCGCGGCGCAGTAGATGGCAGATGTTCAGAGATGACTACTTGACGGATGTAGACTGGTCGTTTGGTGTAAACCAGCTGctaagaaggagaagcaagTTCGATGGGGTGCCTCGTGAAATAGCCTTGAACGAACCGGAAGAAAATAGACTGAAGGGATTCGAGAGGAATTCTGTTACTACCGGCAAGTACGGTCCCATCACATTCCTGCCAAAATTCTTGTTGT CCGAGTTCTCTCGTTCAGCCAATTTGTTCTTTCTGTTCACAG CTTGTATTCAGCAAGTTCCCAATGTATCTCCGACAGGTCACTGGACAACTATCGTTCCTCTTGGAGTTGTCATTATCGCAAGCGCTTTTAAGGAGATCAAAGAAGACTTC AAACGTCATGCGTCTGACCGATCCTTGAACAATAATCTCGCCCAAGTGCTAGTTGATCAACAATTTCAATTAAGGCCGTGGCGTAGACTACGAGTCGGTGACATTGTGCGATTAGAAGCTAACAGCTTTATTCCTGCGGACATAGTCTTGATAAGTAGCAGTGAGCCAGAAGGCTTGTGTTACGTCGAAACTGCGAATCTCGATGG GGAAACAAATCTGAAAATCAAACAAGCTCATCCTTCTACGGCTTCACTTACAAATCCTCACTCCGTATCTTTGCTTCGCGGACACATCCTTTCCGAACCTCCAAATTCATCTTTATATACGTATGATGGTACCTTCCACCTTTCTTCCGCTCATCCTGGATCTGCGCCTACAAAAATTCCCGTTGGTCCAAACCAAATGCTGCTGAGAGGTGCCCAGTTGAGGAATACCGGCTGGGTGTATGGTGTGATAGTCAATGCGGGTCACGAGACGAAGCTCATGCGAAATGCGAC TGAGGCCCCCGTTAAGCGAACGGCTGTTGAGCGTCAGGTTAATAGGCAGATTCTttaccttttccttcttttaaTCGTCCTCTCACTTGTTTCGACCATCGGAAGCAGCATCAGGACGTGGCTATTTGACAAGAACGCCTGGTATTTGCGATTGGGTGATGAAAGCAAGAATAAAG CTCGACAGTTCATCGAGGACATCCTGACGTTCATAATTCTGTATAACAACCTTATTCCCATTTC CCTCATTATGACAATGGAAGTCGTCAAATTCCAACAAGCATCCCTCATAAACTCCGACCTCGACATGTACTACGCTCCCACCGACACTCCAGCTTTGTGCCGAACATCGTCACTTGTTGAAGAACTCGGACAAATCGCATACATTTTCTCAGACAAGACTGGAACGCTGACCCGGAACGAAATGGAGTTTAGGGAATGTACCATTTTCGGTACGATGTATGCTCAGACGGTGGACGACAATAAGAGAGATCAAGGGCAAAAAACGTTTGATTCTCTAAGACATAGAGCTCAGGAGGACAGTCAGGAAGGACATGTCATACGAGAATT CCTATCTTTACTTTCAATTTGCCACACCGTGATTCCGGAGGAGCATGATGGAAAAATGGTGTATCAGGCTTCAAGTCCAGATGAGGCTGCCTTGGTGGCGGGCGCCGAGATGCTTGGCTATCGCTTCCAA ACTCGCAAACCCAAGTCTGTATTCATTGATGTCAATGGCGAAACTCAAGAGTGGGAAATTCTCAACGTCTGCGAATTCAACTCTTCTCGAAAGAGAATGTCAACTGTCGTTCGTGGACCTGATGGCACGATCAAGCTGTATACAAAGGGTGCCGACACTGTGATCTTCGAGAGACTGGCGCCGAAACAGGAATTCTCCGAGCCTACACTTGTACACCTTGAA GATTACGCTACAGAAGGGCTTCGAACGCTTTGTCTTGCGTATCGCGACATTTCCGAAGAAGAGTACTCGAGCTGGTCTGCATTATACAATAATGCTGCTTCTCAGATGTCGGGGCGAGCAGAAGCTCTTGACAAAGCGGCTGAGGTCATTGAGCAAAACTTGCAACTCTTGGGGGCGACGGCTGTCGAAGATAAATTGCAAGACGGTGTTCCAGACGCTATTCACACCTTACAACAGGCAGGGATCAAG ATTTGGGTGTTGACTGGTGACAGACAAGAAACTGCTATCAACATCGGCCTTTCCTGTCGACTCATATCCGAATCTATGAATCTT GTCATTGTGAATACTGAGACTGCGGTCGAAACATCAGAGCTCCTGAATAAACGTTTATTTGCAATCAAAAACCAACGACTAGGTGGAGACACCGAAGAGCTCGCTCTGATTATTG ATGGCAAAAGCTTGACATACGCGCTGGAGAAAGACTGCTCTGATGTTTTCCTGGAGTTGGCAATCATGTGCAAG GCTGTCATTTGTT GTCGTGTATCGCCTCTTCAAAAGGCTTTGGTCGTCAAGCTGGTCAAGAGGAGTACAGATGCTCCTTTGCTCGCTATTGGTGATGGAGCCAACGATGTCAGTATGATTCAGGCGGCCCACGTCGGTGTTGGCATATCAGGTGTGGAG GGCTTGCAAGCAGCACGATCTGCCGATATTGCCATCTCGCAGTTCAGATTTCTACGAAAATTGTTATTGGTACATGGTTCATGGAGTTACCAAAGGTTGACCAAGTTGATCCTCT ACTCTTTCTACAAGAACATCACTTTCGCCCTAACTCTTTTCTGG TACTCATGGTTCAACGATTATTCTGGTCAGATTGCCTTTGAGGGGTGGTCTATGTCCTATTACAATGTCGTCTTCACCATCTTACCTCCTCTCGTAATTGGTATATTTGATCAATTTGTTTCCGCTCGTATGCTCGATCGCTATCCTCAGCTTTATCATCTTGGCCAGCAAAATTACTTCTTTACACCTATTCGCTTTTTCTATTGGGTCGGCAATGCGTTTTACCACAGTGTT CTTCTCTTTGCGTTCTCTGTCCTGGTTTTCTACAACGATTTACTTGCCACAGATGGGAAAAATTCTGGCTTATGGGTTTGGGGCACCACCCTGTATCTGGCGGTGTTGCTAACTGTCTTGGGCAAAGCGGCCCTGATTTCAGA TGTTTGGACCAAATACACTTTGGCCG CGATTCCCGGATCTTTCATTTTTACCATGATTGCTTTGCCGCTGTATGCTATCATCGCCCCTCTTCTGAACTTCTCACTAGAGTATACTGGCATTGTACCCCGTCTCTGGGCCGATCCTGTCTTCTATTTTGTTTTATTACTTTTCCCCATCATTTGTCTTCTCCGTGACTATGTTTGGAAATA CTATCGACGCACATACCACCCTGCGTCCTATCATATCGTGCAGGAAATTCAAAAGTTCAGCCTCTCAGACTACCGACCTCGGCAAGAACA ATTTCAAAAGGCTATCAAAAAGGTGCGCGCCACCCAGCGTATGCGACGACAGAGAGGATTTGCCTTTTCACAGACCGAGACCAATAACCAAGATCAAGCACGACTTATCAGGGCATATGACACCAGCGTGGCGAGACCTTCAGGATATTAG